The following coding sequences are from one Candidatus Dependentiae bacterium window:
- a CDS encoding phosphoribosyl-ATP pyrophosphohydrolase, with the protein MYRKFVQNKLWRDKGPEMLAGQGSFVDAKILTDAEFAFELKNKIQEEVDEVKAAKNKEELIEELADVFEVAAAFGSLYQFSLQDIMQVQEKKRQERGGFETRTFVKYAYHKIGSPGEAYCLKEPAKYPEVECEPLD; encoded by the coding sequence ATGTATCGTAAATTTGTACAAAATAAATTGTGGCGAGACAAAGGCCCTGAGATGTTAGCTGGGCAAGGATCATTTGTTGATGCAAAAATATTAACCGATGCTGAATTTGCCTTCGAGCTTAAAAACAAGATTCAAGAAGAAGTTGATGAAGTAAAAGCGGCAAAAAACAAAGAAGAATTGATCGAGGAGTTGGCAGATGTGTTTGAAGTTGCAGCTGCATTTGGCTCTTTGTACCAATTTTCACTGCAGGATATCATGCAAGTGCAAGAAAAAAAGCGTCAAGAGCGTGGTGGTTTTGAGACTCGAACGTTTGTTAAGTATGCGTATCATAAAATAGGCTCTCCCGGAGAGGCATATTGCTTAAAAGAACCAGCAAAATATCCTGAAGTTGAATGTGAGCCGCTGGACTAA
- a CDS encoding prolipoprotein diacylglyceryl transferase, producing MFIVPDLSFSLFSLFNVKPYGLMLVVGLWLFSWHFIASGSRQLALSRSELLDIIFVGLLAGVLGGRLFYLLESGFLSCGDLICGLSSGGLSVLGAIIAVPLALYGYAWAKKISFLNLMDQICLHAPLLDMYGRIGCFFAGCCFGLEWDGFFSIAYQFESSGQLVGVPLFPIQLVAALLFSVMWSFFVGFDRVFRQKPSGSMFMLYLFCASLIRFVLDFWRGDRPEIFLWGCTKYQFLGLGIMLFSGTFLIYLFVSAKKRSS from the coding sequence ATGTTTATCGTTCCTGATTTATCTTTTTCCCTATTTTCTCTTTTTAATGTTAAGCCTTATGGCCTCATGTTGGTCGTTGGTTTGTGGCTTTTTTCTTGGCATTTTATAGCTTCTGGTTCTCGTCAACTGGCACTTTCGCGATCCGAGCTTTTGGATATTATTTTTGTTGGCTTGTTGGCGGGCGTTCTTGGTGGACGTCTTTTTTATTTGCTGGAATCTGGTTTTTTGTCTTGCGGTGATTTGATTTGCGGTCTTAGTTCCGGTGGGTTATCTGTTCTTGGTGCAATTATTGCGGTTCCTCTTGCACTGTATGGATATGCATGGGCTAAAAAAATTTCATTTTTAAATCTTATGGATCAAATTTGTCTGCATGCACCGCTGTTGGACATGTATGGGCGGATTGGGTGTTTTTTTGCGGGGTGTTGTTTTGGCCTTGAGTGGGATGGCTTTTTTTCAATAGCATATCAGTTCGAATCAAGTGGACAGTTGGTTGGTGTGCCTCTTTTTCCAATACAGCTAGTTGCAGCGTTGCTATTTTCTGTCATGTGGTCCTTTTTTGTTGGTTTTGATCGTGTATTTAGGCAAAAACCTTCAGGCTCCATGTTTATGTTGTATTTATTTTGTGCTTCATTGATTCGATTTGTTTTAGACTTTTGGCGAGGCGACCGGCCTGAAATTTTCTTGTGGGGTTGTACAAAATATCAATTTCTTGGGCTTGGCATAATGCTGTTTTCGGGTACATTTTTAATATACTTATTTGTTTCTGCAAAAAAGAGGTCTTCTTGA
- the dnaG gene encoding DNA primase produces the protein MGLYKISISWAWHNAVFGYIFNILICFCKKEVFLTLFDWIKQQVSIIDVIGQYVRLVRLGNYFKASCMFHSETDASFTVSPDKGIFYCFGCHATGDVISFVAKAEHLTQVEAVKLIVDRMGLVVPDALKNSFVQHDEVAKKDYFAVCSFFEAWSVAQFAKSSLAQEYLKKRGVSAELVREFRLGYLPGGQDSLQSFIRAAHGQGLLLKHFIDAGLLVQSSTTVCHSPFEERIIFPIYDPSGRCVGFGGRIFKDGDIRPKYYNSRESDFFLKRQLLFGYHKAKNFFIKTERAFIVEGYLDAIMLYGSGVQEVVATLGTACTQEHLKLLSRFVRKVYVVYDGDKAGQKATLRLAEHCWDVNLELFVISLPQGKDPASFVQDGGNALTLVESAADIFTFFIRSIAIDFTKKTLSEKMEIGMRIASVIGRISNRFKQDLLVHQAARALQVQEVSLRELVAKAKSMDAPRDSMAVAPAEPTPVPVKNNQTDVSVEKGLRDLQEKIIGALLCDYKKNNFLELLDPRVEHFFDTDIKDVLGRIRSGEAVGEDKFNAFLESLDEEIRLWVMKAAMGFEGSVTKSEFLGLITLFCRSCWRAIIANMKSGSVDVREYELMKEIIGAGGAKGS, from the coding sequence GTGGGGTTGTACAAAATATCAATTTCTTGGGCTTGGCATAATGCTGTTTTCGGGTACATTTTTAATATACTTATTTGTTTCTGCAAAAAAGAGGTCTTCTTGACGCTATTTGATTGGATTAAGCAGCAGGTTTCGATTATTGATGTTATCGGTCAATATGTGCGCCTTGTTCGCCTGGGGAATTATTTTAAGGCATCGTGCATGTTTCACTCTGAGACCGATGCTTCTTTTACCGTGAGCCCCGATAAGGGGATTTTTTATTGTTTTGGGTGTCATGCAACGGGCGATGTGATTTCGTTTGTCGCAAAAGCTGAGCATCTTACGCAGGTTGAGGCAGTAAAATTAATAGTCGATCGTATGGGGCTTGTTGTTCCAGATGCGCTTAAAAACTCTTTTGTGCAGCACGATGAGGTTGCAAAAAAGGATTATTTTGCGGTGTGTTCTTTTTTTGAAGCGTGGAGCGTTGCTCAGTTTGCAAAATCATCTTTGGCTCAGGAATATTTAAAAAAACGTGGAGTGTCGGCAGAACTTGTTCGTGAATTTCGGTTGGGATATCTTCCTGGTGGGCAAGATTCGTTGCAGTCTTTTATTCGTGCGGCTCATGGTCAGGGGCTTTTGCTTAAGCATTTTATTGATGCGGGATTGTTGGTTCAGTCTTCAACAACTGTTTGTCATTCGCCGTTTGAGGAGCGGATTATTTTTCCAATCTATGATCCTTCAGGTCGTTGCGTGGGTTTTGGAGGAAGGATTTTTAAAGACGGAGACATCCGGCCCAAATATTATAATTCTCGTGAATCAGACTTCTTTTTAAAGCGACAATTGCTTTTTGGATATCACAAGGCAAAAAACTTTTTTATAAAAACCGAACGAGCATTTATCGTAGAAGGATATCTTGATGCCATTATGTTGTATGGCAGTGGCGTGCAGGAAGTTGTAGCGACGCTTGGAACAGCTTGTACACAGGAACATTTAAAGTTGCTTTCGCGGTTTGTGCGTAAGGTATATGTGGTATATGACGGTGATAAGGCTGGTCAAAAAGCTACACTTCGTCTTGCAGAGCATTGTTGGGATGTAAATCTTGAGCTTTTTGTTATTTCTTTGCCGCAAGGAAAGGATCCTGCATCGTTTGTTCAGGATGGGGGAAATGCCTTAACGCTTGTAGAGTCCGCAGCTGATATTTTTACGTTTTTTATTCGAAGCATTGCCATCGATTTTACCAAGAAGACATTAAGTGAAAAAATGGAAATCGGCATGCGAATTGCTTCGGTTATTGGAAGAATTTCAAATCGATTTAAGCAAGATTTACTGGTGCATCAGGCTGCGCGTGCGCTTCAGGTTCAGGAGGTTTCTCTTCGAGAGCTTGTTGCAAAAGCAAAAAGTATGGATGCTCCGCGTGATTCTATGGCGGTAGCACCTGCAGAACCGACTCCCGTTCCAGTAAAAAATAATCAGACAGATGTTTCTGTTGAAAAAGGCTTGCGAGACCTTCAGGAAAAAATAATTGGAGCATTGTTGTGCGATTATAAAAAAAATAATTTTTTAGAGTTGCTTGATCCGCGAGTGGAGCATTTTTTTGATACAGATATAAAAGATGTTCTTGGGCGTATTCGCTCTGGCGAGGCGGTAGGAGAGGACAAATTTAATGCATTTTTGGAGTCACTGGACGAAGAAATTCGCTTGTGGGTTATGAAGGCAGCCATGGGTTTTGAAGGTTCTGTAACAAAAAGTGAATTTTTGGGATTGATAACTCTTTTTTGTAGGTCTTGTTGGCGGGCAATTATCGCAAATATGAAGTCGGGAAGTGTTGATGTTCGTGAATACGAATTGATGAAAGAGATTATTGGTGCAGGTGGGGCGAAGGGTAGTTAG